The sequence below is a genomic window from Pseudomonadota bacterium.
CTTTCACTGCACTTCCCGTAAAGAGTGGTCTTCTCAGGGATTTTGCCAGGTCCTGCAAAAAATGTAGGTCTTTATAGATAAGGGCTGATGAGAAGTGGGTTGAAAAATCCTCTTTTATCAGCTTTTCTCTCTTTGCATTGAGAACCATTGAATTTCCAGCACCTGCGGCAAAAATATCGAGAATTTTCTCCCTGTCTAAACCTACAGCCTCTCCAAAGACAGTTGCCTCGGCGATAGTGGCCATAAAACTCCCTAATATCAAATTGTTGATCAATTTCATCTTCGTTGCAACGCCCGGTTCTCCGAGATAAAAAATAGCTTTTCCGATCTTCTGGATAAAGGGGAGTGCAGCATCATAGGCGCTCCTTTCACCGCTTGCGAGAACGGTGAGATTGCCCTGCGAGGCAGGAACAACACTCCCGAGGACAGGCGCTTCAATATAGAAGGCC
It includes:
- a CDS encoding NAD(P)-dependent oxidoreductase; the protein is MKAGFIGLGTLGKTIAKRLVSEGVKLTVWNRTKEKAQDLEAEWAENPAELISQTNIVFLCLFDSAAVAEVAQGEKGLLSGDPGGKIIIDNTTNHFEPVLRFHAMFREKGAFYIEAPVLGSVVPASQGNLTVLASGERSAYDAALPFIQKIGKAIFYLGEPGVATKMKLINNLILGSFMATIAEATVFGEAVGLDREKILDIFAAGAGNSMVLNAKREKLIKEDFSTHFSSALIYKDLHFLQDLAKSLRRPLFTGSAVKELFGMTLSKGIDNLDFSGVYKVLKEL